The stretch of DNA GAAGACATTTTTAACCGCTTAAATCTGTCATATGATATGGcgcgtgtgtgtgtatatatgctGTGGAGCTGGATAGACACATGTTTTCCAAAATCATATCattaaaaagtaataaaaagaCATCATTATTTGTTTGAACAAACATTGACAATGACCAAGAGAACAAACATCAAACAAAAATATAAGCCTAATCAATTACAAAGCTCACGAGCAATGCCCAAACGAGAGTTGGCAGTGTCAAACAAGATCCTCAAATTTTGTTGCTGCAAATTGGCTATCACATTCAACACCGAGTTCACATTATTTGGTGCAGCCGCCATAGCCAAGCAAGCCAGAGAACCAGAGCTACTGTGTATCAAACTATTCTCAGCTGGCAACTTCAAGTCCAGCCCTGTAAAATGCAATGTGATTGTTGGTGCTATTTCTTCATTGGTGGTTGCAAAACAAGTGTCGAACGCCCCCAATGAGCTAAAAGGCCCTTTCAGTTGCTTCATAAATTCGTCTCTAATGGCGGTGTACACGGGCTGGATGAACCGGGTTATCACCGTGCCGGAGTCTATTATGGTTCCGGCGCCCGTGTTGGGGTCGAATGTGAGTAGTTCCGGAGTTATGGGGATGTTGACCCTGCCGACACTCACGCCGGTGAGGTTCACGTAGTATAACGATGGCCTGTGCGGGTTGGTGAGAAGTGGGGTAGTTTTGATGGTCTTCGGTTGACCCAAGGGCCCGAGTTTCAGCGACCCGGAGAAGTAGTAGTTCTTGAAACTAGGCAGACAGTATGAAAATACACCGGAGTAGAGGGACCCGGATTGCGAGAGCAATGAGAGGGAGCCTCGGCCAAGACCCAATAACCCCTGGGGCGGAATAGACCCCCCCGACACGGCGTTGATGCATCCAAAAGCGTAGTTTGGGACAGAATCGTTGCCCAGGCCGAGGGTGTCGTGCGACAGTGTGGCCGCGAACGAGGAGGCGGACCCGTATGACTGGTTGAAGCTGCAATAACCCGAGCCGACGGTAGGACACGAGGCTCCGCTGACTTGGGTGCACTCGGATGCGGAGCAGTCCAACGACCCGAACGTGGAGGACCTGTTCGTGTCGAACATGGTGGAGGAGCAACCTACGCAGCCGCTACATGGGATCCATGCAGCATCGTTGCTGGTGTCCAAGACCATGAACATGAGCTGGCCCGGAGTTCCGATCTTCGCACGGACGACGTAGTTTCCTACGTTTATAACATGGCCGGGGGCGATAGGTGCACTGGTGGGCTTTTGGGTGGCTAGGGAAGACAAATAGGAGAGCCTTGTGGGGTCATTTGAGGCCATCTTCATGAGTGTACTAAGCCATGAGGACGCTTCATTTGGTGGTGTAAATGGTGAGCATTTTCCATAGATGTGGAATATTGAAAGGTCTGAATCTGAAGAAGAACAAGAAGGCTCAAATGCAGCACTGTGTGTTGTGgaaatgaagaagaagaagaagaggaggagGAGGATGACCATGGATGAGTACTCCATTAGTGAGCTTAGCTTGTCTTTTTGAATAAGAATTGTGGTGGTTTTTGAATTTATAGACTACCCTCCCATTTTGTATATTCCTTGTTGATATTTATTTAATCATGGGTTTATTTTTCTAGTCTGTCTTATAGTTTATGTCTCTTCCCAATTCAACATGTGACGAGACAGGGCCTAGACTCCTACGGGAGGCAGTAGTGGAGAAGTTTCCGCGAGCAATGCCGGGCTTCTTACTGATCAAATAGATACTCCTACATCCATATATAAACACTGGTTTATCAAGAATACACAAGAAAAACACTTCGAATTTAAGTTATATTTGTTGTCATATCAACATTGATTACCGCGAACAAATGCTTGAAAACAAATAATTGTTGCACTAAAACCTAATTTTTGACTTATTAAGTGATCAAAATCCAATTTAGGTTACACCAAATTTGTGTTTTCTCCTTCTCGTTATTTTTTTGTATCACCCAACGATTGATGTGAAACTAGTAGCACTCATACACTCtaaattaaatacatatatacTCAATTTTAAATGAAGCAAACTTCAAGCCAAACCGATGAGGTACCAAGAAAATCAGCTCGTGAAGGTTTACAATAATTGTTACCATGTAAGCATATATCTGCAATGCACTGTGAAGGACGTCCCAATTAGTCCTCGTGAAAAGGAACTGTGCTAAGCGAAAACatcaattgaaatttatttaaaatatattcaaaagatcATTCAAAGTGTTTTTCATTGAGTGTTTAATCCTAAAATAATGTCACAAGTATACATGAAAACACATTCATTCTTAGTTTTCATTGTTGGTCATATTATCGATCAATTTACGGTTTTAGAAAACtaatttacatttttaaaattttagtgaTTTTTAATCGGAGTGCTGAAGTGACACTGGAAATTTTTGACGTGTCCGTTGTCGCATTTTGTGTACTAAAACTTTGAATTGACTGATAATATGCCgaaaaatggaagaaaaaaaatttgtgcaaTTTCCTCTTCTTAAATTCGATACATATAATGCATGAGAGGCCTCTCCCATTTTCACTAGACATTGGAGTTTCCAATCACTTAACATAATTT from Primulina tabacum isolate GXHZ01 chromosome 3, ASM2559414v2, whole genome shotgun sequence encodes:
- the LOC142539433 gene encoding aspartyl protease AED3-like is translated as MEYSSMVILLLLFFFFFISTTHSAAFEPSCSSSDSDLSIFHIYGKCSPFTPPNEASSWLSTLMKMASNDPTRLSYLSSLATQKPTSAPIAPGHVINVGNYVVRAKIGTPGQLMFMVLDTSNDAAWIPCSGCVGCSSTMFDTNRSSTFGSLDCSASECTQVSGASCPTVGSGYCSFNQSYGSASSFAATLSHDTLGLGNDSVPNYAFGCINAVSGGSIPPQGLLGLGRGSLSLLSQSGSLYSGVFSYCLPSFKNYYFSGSLKLGPLGQPKTIKTTPLLTNPHRPSLYYVNLTGVSVGRVNIPITPELLTFDPNTGAGTIIDSGTVITRFIQPVYTAIRDEFMKQLKGPFSSLGAFDTCFATTNEEIAPTITLHFTGLDLKLPAENSLIHSSSGSLACLAMAAAPNNVNSVLNVIANLQQQNLRILFDTANSRLGIARELCN